GTGGGATCCATATGTTTCTCCTTGTCAGGTTTTAATTTTATAGCCGGTGCGAACCAAATGCAGTGCCAGCCATGATACGGCGATGGTCAGCGTGACGGTGACCAATAGTGAGGTGGTTAGCGGAATATCGCCTTGGGCAAAAAATCCGCGTCTGAAACCGTCTATCATATACAAAAACGGATTAAATGATGACAGTCCGCGCCAAAAATCGGGTAATGATTGAATAGAATAAAAAACGCCGGATAAAAATGTGAGTGGCATGATGATGAAATTTTGAAACATTCCCAATTGGTCAAATTTTTCTGCCCACAGTCCAGCGATAATTCCCAGTGCTCCGGTCATTATTCCGCCCAGCACGGCAAACAGCAGCAATAAAAACGGTGAAGCGGGCGTTAGTGTCGGGACAAAGAAAATCCCTGTCGCGAGCACCCCCGCACCGATGAGTAAGCCACGAATCACGGAGGCACAGACATAAGCGTTAAAAAATGCTAAAGGAGAAATCGGTGGCAGCACAATAAGGAGCAAATTGCCGGTTACTTTAGACTGAATCAGTGACGAAGAACTATTGGCAAAGCTATTTTGCAATACTGACATCATCACTAGCCCGGGAATTAAGAATTCCACATATGACACACCTTCAAATACGTACACTTTTTCACTGAGAATGTGAGAAAACACCAGTAAATATAAAAATGTCGTCAACACTGGCGCCGCAATGGTCTGAAAGGCCACTCGCCAAAAGCGTACAATTTCTTTTTCTAGCAACCCGCGGAAGCCGTTCATCAGTGTGCCTTCATCATAGCTATAAAAACATCTTCTAAATCTGCGCGCGATACTTCCATATCGGTTATAGTGCCGCCGCTGTTGTGTACTGTATTGAGTAGCGCATTAATATGACTGCAATCGGGCAGGGAAAAAATGGCATAGTCGCCCTGCCGTTCGTGTGGCGGCAGAGTTTTCGGTACAGAGCCGGTAATCTTCAGTCGTACTCTGATATTTTCTTCAAAATTTGCCAGCAGGTGGGTAGTTTTATCTTGCGCCACTATCCGCCCATCGCGCATTAATGCTATTTCATCGCACAACTCTTCGGCCTCTTCCAGATAATGTGTGGTGAGGATAATGGTACGCCCGTCGGCGCGCAATTCGCGAATAAAATCCCACAATGTCAGACGCAGATTGATGTCTACCCCAGCGGTTGGTTCATCCAGCACAATAACCGGCGGGCTGTGTACCAGTGCTTGGGCAATCATGAGCCGTCGCTTCATACCGCCAGAAAGTCGTCGTGTATTGATTTTCGCTTTATCTTGTAAATGCAATTTTTCCAGTAAATAATCAACGTGCTTACCATTGTTGTGTAAGCCAAAGTATTTTGATTGAAAAATCAACGCCTCACGCACAGTAAAAAAAGGGTCATACAGTAACTCTTGCGGCACAATGCCAACTCGGCGTTTGTATTCTAAATTTTGCCCCATCACGTTGTGCCCTAATATAGAGGCATTACCCGAATCAGCCCGTACCAACCCGCCTAAAATGCCTATAAGGGTGGTTTTCCCGGCGCCATTGGGGCCGAGCAAACCAAAAAAAGAACCGTGTGGCACCGACAGCGATATTTTGTCTAGTGCTTGTAAATTCCCAAAGCGCTTGCTTACTCCTTCAATGCGAATAGCTTCAGTCATAGCGCTTTCCGTCATCTATCGTGTGCCATGGTTATCGTTACTACTTATTAGCATCTTGTCATAAATCACCCATGTTGTTTTAGTGGCAATGTTGTCATACAACGCTTGCGCTTGTGTATTATCTGCTGCCGTTGCCCAGCGTAACAAGGGGCAACCTTGTGCTTTTGCCTGTGCCGCCGCCGCATCAACAAGCTTTTTGCCGATGCTTTGACCACGGGCGTCAGGATGTACAAACAAATCATTTAGATAAGCTAACCGCCCGCCGACTAACGGTCGTAAATTAATGTGCCAGTGAGCAATGCCCAACAGGCGCGAATCGGTGTGTGCCCCCAGCCCATGTATCTGTCCCTGCAAAATCCACCGCCATACCGTATTCAATACTTCGTCTGACATCGGTTGTTGATAAAAATTGGCGTAAGCAGAAAACAACTTCCGCCATTCATGGGCGTGCCCGTCTGTCAGTGCCGTGACGGAAATATTGTCGTCCATCTTAACCGAGTAGGTTTTGCATCATACGCATCATGCCAGCGGGATTTTTGGCAAAGCGTTTCATTATTTTTCGTGTTTGTTCGTGTTGTGTGAGTAATTGATTGACAAGATTAACTGTCGCGCCGGAGCCGGCGGCAATGCGTCGCTTGCGTGAGGCTTTAATAATCTCGGGGGCAGCACGCTCGCCCGGCGTCATAGAATAAATGATAGCTTCCATATGTTTCATTTTGTCGCCGTCGGCTTCAACGCCACGTAGTTTGTCAGCAATCATACCGGGCATTTTGTCAACCATTGCGTCCACGCCGCCCATTTTCTTCATTTGCTGCATTTGTGCGAGCTGGTCATTCAAATCAAAATGGTCTGGTTTTTTAAGTTTTTTTCCTAATCGGCGGATGACTGACTGGTCGGTTTTTTCAGCCGCCTGTTCGGCCAACGACGCCAAATCACCCATACCTAAAATGCGTGAAGCAAAGCGGGCTGGATGAAAATCTTGTAAATCGTCGGGCTTTTCGCCTACGCCTACAAATTTAACCGGTGCACCGATAACTGCTCGCGCCGACAGCGCCGCACCGCCGCGAGCATCACCGTCAAATTTAGTCAGTACAATGCCGGTAAGTGGTAGTGTGTCGTGAAAGCGCCGTGCGGTGTTGACAGCGTCTTGTCCTTGCATGGAGTCAACAAAAAACAATGTTTCTGCTGGTTTGAGTGATTCTGCTAAGCGGCGAATTTCGTCCATCATGTCATCATCCAGCGTTGTTCTTCCCGCCGTGTCCATAAGTACCACATCGGTCAGTTGCCGGTGCGCGATGTTCATTAATTCTTTTCCGCGGGAGACAGCATCGCTCATATTGTCGCTTTCGGCATAATTGACACCGATGTCGGCGGACAAAATTTTCAGCTGAGCAAGCGCAGCCGGACGGCGAATGTCGGTGGATGCCAGCAACACTCGTTTTTTCTCACGTTCTTTCAAGCGTTTAGCAATTTTTGCTAGTGATGTAGTTTTTCCCACACCTTGTAGCCCGCACGCCAGCACTACTGCAGGGCTTTTTTTCAATCGTAATCCGGCGTGTGCGTCTCCCATGAGATGGGTGAGTTGACGGTATACAATGTCGGTAAATGCTCGTCCGGGATTGACGTTACGGTCTATTTGTACGCCAAGAGCATCTTCTTTGATTGAGTGTAGAAAATCACTGACAACAGGCAAGGCAACATCTGCTTCTAGCATGGCTAAGCGAATGTCTTTGAGTGCTTGTTCGATATTTTCTTCGGTTAGGCGCCCTTGTCCACGTACCTTTTTGATAATATCTGAGAAATTTTTTGTGAGCGCTTTAAGCATCTTTATGCAATTGAAATAAATGATTCTACTACATGTCATTACGGCAATTTGTTACGCAGTAGCGTTACGTCGTAGCATCTTTTTTTGGCTGGCGGCAGGACTGCATATTATCGGTATTGGTATTCATCAATGGCAAGCATTACGCTTTGATGTTGGCATGTCATTGTCGCTATTTATGCTTATCACGGCTCTTGTCGCGTGGCGACGCATTCGTCCGGCATCACGCGCCGTGCTTCTCGTATTGATGGCATTGTCTTCTTTAGCGCCGATGCTGTTTTATACGCCCAAAGCGCCATCGCTGGCGCCGGTTACGGTAGCGCATGTACTACTTGCCATGTTGGCTTATGCTTTTGCCGCTACCACCATGTTGCAATGGTTAGATTTGCGTCTTGCCGAACGCGCGCGCCGCCAACTATCGTCCGCTGGCACAGTGCCGTTACTCACGATGGAAAAAAACTGTTTTTGCACTCTCGCCCAGGCCTTTGCGTTGTTGTCATTAACCTTAGTGAGTGGGGTGGCTTTTGGCGATGGTTTCCCGCCCGCACACAAAACTTTGTTTGCCGTGCTGACGTGGGTCACGTTTGGCGGGTTGCTGGTGGGGAGACATTATCTGGGTTGGAGAGGGCGCACAGCGCAAATATGGCTTGCCACTGGCTTTATGTTTTTTGTGCTGAGTTATTTCGGTACTTATTTTGTGTTGCAAGTGTTATTGGAAAAAAGCTGATTTGTGAAAATTACCTTGGTGTAACGGAAAAAACATAACGGTAAATGTTGTACAATTTTCCTTGTCGGTGCGATATGCTGTAAATAATATTTTTGGCTATTCGGTTGCTGGCGGCATAGACAATTTTTTATCTAAAAAGGAGCATATTGTGTCCAAACGTCCAATACTTACTACTTCTGCTGGCATTCCGGTAAATGACAATCAAAACAGCCTTACTGCAGGCCCGCGGGGCCCGTTGCTGGTGCAAGATTGGCAATTATTTGAAAAGCACGCTCACTTTAATCGTGAACGTATTCCCGAGCGTATCGTCCACGCTAAAGGATCTGCCGCCTATGGCACGTTAACGATTGACAAAAACATGGCTGATTACACATGTGCATCTTTGTTTGGTAAAGCTGGCAACCGTGCTGATTGCTTGTTGCGTTTTTCTACCGTTGCTGGTGAGCGTGGTGCCGCTGATGCTGAGCGAGATGTACGCGGTTTTGCCCTCAAGGTGTACACCGATGAGGGAAATTGGGATATGGTGGGTAATAATACACCAGTATTTTTTGTGCGCGATCCGTACAAATTTCCCGACTTCATTCACACACAAAAACGTGATCCCAAGAATAATCTGCGTAATATGACGGCAGCGTGGGATTTTTGGTCATTGTCACCGGAAAGTCTGCACCAGGTGACGATCTTGTTTTCCGATCGCGGGTTACCCAAAAGTTACCGCCATGTTAACGGCTATGGTTCGCATACTTATAGTTTTTACAATGCTAAAGGCGAGCGTTTTTGGGTGAAATTTCATTTCAAAACTATGCAAGGTATTGCGCATTTGACTGACGAGGAAGCTACGGCGGTAGTAGGCGGTGACCGCGAAAGTCACCAGCGCGATTTGTTTAGTGCTATTGAGGCGGGAGATTTTCCTAAATGGAAATTTTGTGTGCAAATCATGCCTGAGGTGGATGCTGAAAAGACGCCATACAATCCTTTTGATTTAACTAAAGTGTGGCCGCACGGCGATTATCCGCTTATTGATGTTGGCGTGTTGGAGATTAATCGCAACCCAGAAAATTATTTTGCCGAAGTAGAACAGTCCAGTTTTTCGCCAGCAAACGTGGTGCCGGGTATTAGCCACAGCCCCGACAAAATGTTGCAATTTCGGATTTTTTCGTATGCCGATGCACACCGCTATCGTTTGGGTGTGAATTATGAAGACTTGCCGGTTAATCGTCCGCAATGTCCGGTACACACATATTACCGTGACGGCGCAATGCGATTTGACGGTAATAACGGTGGTGCGGTCAATTATGAGCCCAACAGTTTTGACGGTCCGGCAGAAGGTGATATACACCGAGAGCCACCGCTCACTATTAGCGGCGATGCTGCTCGCTATAATCACCGTGATGGCAATGATGATTACACCCAGCCCGGAAACTTATTTCGGTTAGTGACGTCGGAGCAACAAGAACGCTTGTGTGCTAACATCGCCCGATCTATGCAGGGCGTGCCGGAAGACATTGTGCAACGGCAAATTACCCATTTTGCTAAAGCTGATGCTGCATACGGTGAAGGAGTGAAGCAACAATTGTTGCGGCAGGCAGATTAGTATTATCTGTTTTTAGCTGTCAATAGCGGAGAGTATCGGGCGGGTGCGATATTTTACTATGTCTAAAAAAATCGCCGTTCTACGTTCGTTGCTGGTGGGGACGAGCCACGATATGAAGCGCTGCCTGATTGATAATGGAACTGATTTTTTTATGTTTCAATAACTATCTCGTTTTGCCCGTTTTTCTGCTAGCCAGATACCTAGTAGCACCAGTAGCAGTGCTATACCCTGAAACCAAAAAATCGGTTCGTCCAATAATAGCACCGCTAGCAACACCGCGAATACTGGCACTAAATTAATAAATACTCCTGCCCGTCCCGGCCCTAATATTTCAATTCCGCGAATATAAAACACGTGTGATAAAAAAGACGGAAACAGCGCAATCAATACGATTAGTCCCCAACCACGTGTCGTTGGCCACGGCACATCACTAAAAAATAATTCATAACACATGAGTGGCAGTGAGCTCAGTAACGCAGCTCCCGCTAATAGTGAAAAAAATAGCACGCTGCTCAATGGCGGGCGTTTTTTTAGAGCCACAGTATAGCCGGCATAAATAAAGCAGGCGATAAACATCATGAAGTCGCCGTTGTTAATATTTAGGCGAATAAGTGCCACTAAATCACCCTGTGATGCCAACAGTATTGCGCCGGCGGCGGTGAGCAGCACTCCAACACCTTGTAAAACGCCAAATCGTACGCCATAAAATACCAGCGAACCGAGCAGTACCCATACTGGGATAGTGCCTTGAATGATACCTAAATTAACTGCGCTGGTGCGGTGTGCAGCTTCATAAAATAAGGTATTAAATAACGTTAATCCCAGCGTGCCCATTAAAAAAATCCACAGTGCTCGTGGGCGAGCTTGGCGCCAAGCTTCAATCATGCGCCCACGTTGCCAGACGCATAAAATCATAAAAACGACAATCCAGCGTAGTGTGACAATCTGATACGGTGAAGCTTCACCGACGGCAAGACGCCCAGCAATGGTATTGCCACCAAAGAAAAATGCCGTCAGTGTGAGCAATATATATGGATTGTCATATAGCTGTCTTCTCCAGCGGTGCAATTGTGGCGACAAAATCATGCCACATTGTATACCGGCTGGACAAAACAGCCTTGCTTGACAGACTGGTACAAAATCAGCGGAGAATACTCTCAAATCAAGGTGGCGAATCGCGGTTGTTTTATATAGAGGGTTTCGTTTTATTCTGTAGGCTGGTTGTTGTGAGATGCGTATAATGACCGAAATATTATCCAATATAGAGGAAATTATGGCTTCCATCAAATTGCAAGGCAATCCTATTGAAACTGTCGGCAAACTTCCTACAGTCGGTGGTAAGGCGGTAAATTTTACGCTTGTTAAAAGTGATCTTTCAGAATCTAAATTATTCGACTACATCGGTAAAAACGTGATTCTCAATATTTTCCCCAGTATAGATACTTCGGTGTGTGCTACTTCGGTTAGGCGCTTCAACACTGAGGCAGATAAGCGAAAAAATACCGTTGTGCTGTGTGTCAGCGCCGACCTGCCGTTTGCTCATGATCGCTTTTGCTGTTCCGAAGGATTAGACAATGTGGTGCCGTTGTCCAGCTTTCGCCATCCTGAATTTGGTCATGATTATGGTGTGCTCATCGTTACCGGGCCGTTATGTGGGCTTATGTCACGAGCGATTGTAGTAGTTGCTCCTGACGGCATAGTCAGCCACGCCGAACAAGTTCCTGAAATTACACAAGAGCCTGATTATGATGCAGCGCTGGCGGCTTTAAAATAAAGCACGAACGCTGTTGCTTTTCCGGATGTCGGAGAGAGTAAGCGCACAGTCTGAAATTTTCATTCGGTTATCACAACCGTCAAGTACTGAGACGGCGGTATAATCCTGCCAATGATATTGGCATTTGCGATGGAAAACCTGCCATGGGTAGTTATGGCGTCTCTTGCTTCTTCTGGTTTGGCTTGGACTTTTGCTCGTGACAATGCTCAAACAGTGGATACTGGAGAAGCTGTACTGCTGGTTAATCGAGAAAAAGGAGTGGTGGTGGATTTGCGTTCGGCGGCCGATTTTGCCAAAGGGAAAATATCACAATCACGTAATATTCCCGCCGTCGAATTGAAAAAACGTACTGCTGATATTGAACGATACCGAGAAAGGCCCGTTATTTTGGTATGCCAGCAAGGTCCTGTTGCGCGCCGTCATGTACGCGATTTGACGGCACAAGGGTTTTCCCACGTAAAGGCATTGCAAGGTGGTATGGATGCTTGGTTAAGAGCACAATTGCCCGTTTTGGGTAAAAATAAAGAGGGATAATAAATGACCGAGAATAATGAAAAAAAAGAAGCCATATTTCGCCTGGAAAATATTTTAATTAAAAACATGTCGCTGGAAATGCCGGAAAACGTAGTGACGCCAACGTTTAATGCTACGCCTACAATAAAGCTGGAATTGCGTAATATATCGCGCCAACTCAGCCGTGACAATTATTATGAGGTGGTGCTGGAGACTACGACAAAAGTGCTTAGTGGTGAAAATGTACAGCTGCTCGTTGAAATCTCACAAGGTGGTATTTTTTATATTGAAAATGTTGAGGCCAAACAGCGAGAAAGGTTGCTCAACGTGCATGCCCCAGAAATGCTATATCCTTATATTAGTCAATTGTTGAGTGATTTGATGATGCGTGCTGGCGCGCCACGAATATTTTTGCCGCCGTTTAATTTTCGTGCTTTGCATCAGAAGAAATTGAAAGCGATGGAAGAGCAATTAAGTCAAGAAAAAGGCGAAAAAGGTACCGTTTCCTAATGCGTGCGCTGTTGTTGGTGGCAGCATTGGGTGTCTGTGCTCCCTTACTTGCTGACGGCTGGCAATTGCGTGGTCCTTCAGTGTTGTACGATGCTCCATCGCTAAAAGCACGGGCGCTTTTTATTTTGAGCGGGGGACACCCACTCAAAGAAGTTAGCCGAGTGGACGGTTGGCGCAAAGTGTTTACACATCACGGTAATACCGGTTGGGTGCTTGAGCGCCGCGTGGCACCGTTACGTAGTGCCGTTGTGACAGCATCACAAGCAGCGGTGCGAGCAGCACCAAACGCTAATTCACCGGTGGTGTTTTATGCTGCACGCGATGTAATGCTCGAAGTGCTGGGCGGCAAAAACGGCTGGCTGGAAGTTTTACACCCCGACGGCGAAACCGGTCACGTGGCGGCGGTCGACGTGTGGATAAATGACTGATTTTTACATCAATGGCGCTGTTTTCTCGAGTTCTCAATAAAACTCGCCAGCAGTTTGCCGATGCTGCCGACAACAATCATGATGATTTTGCCGCGCTAGAAGAGGGGCTAATTATGACCGACACAGGTGCTGGGTTAGCTGCGCGACTCATTCAAGAGGTGCGCGATAAAGATACTAGCAAACCACCTGCGGCCTTGCTGGCAGATGTAATGGCGGCACATCTTAGACGGCTGGAAGCGTCATTGACGTTGGATGGACGCAAGCCTTTTGTAATTATGGTGATGGGCATTAACGGCGGAGGTAAAACTACTACCATAGCTAAACTGTGTCGTTGGTTTGTCACGAGAAATAAAAAAGTATTGTTGGCCGCTGGAGACACATTTCGCGCCGCTGCTCGAGAGCAATTAGGTGAATGGGCGGAGCGGTTGGATGTGGAAATTATTACCGGAGTTGGGGATCCGTCGGCGGTGGCTTTTGATGCTGTGCGCGCAGGAACAGCGCGGCAATGTGATGTGGTGTTGGTGGATACGGCAGGGCGGTTGCCCTCACAAACGCATTTGATGGCGGAGTTGGCAAAAATACGGCGCGCCATTGGCAAATCCATGCCTGGCGCGCCGCATGAATTGTTACTGGTATTGGACTCTACCAACGGTCAAAATACACTGGCGCAAATTGAAGCTTTTCAGCAGGTAGCTGGAGTGACGGGATTAGTATTGACTAAATTGGATGGTTCAGCCAAAGGTGGGTTTTTGCTGGCATTGGCTGAAAAAATGCCTAAACCGGTGCGTTTTGTTGGAGTGGGAGAAGGTGCTGATGATTTGGAGATTTTTGATGCAGATGCCTATGCGCTGGCATTGTCGGGGATGAATTCACAGTATAGCACCTAACTAAAACGGTAATACGCTATCGTCAACGGTTTTGTTTCGCGCAATAAGTCGCTCTACAGTAAGTAATTTTTCATAGTACTTTTGCGCATCGGAAAAATTGCCTTGATTACGCAAAATGGCGATAACTTGCTCCCAAGGCGGGAGGTATGTTGGGTCAGTGGAAATAGACTGGCGATACTGTTCCAGTGCGTTGGGAAAATCACGTTTTTTACTGTGTAAGTCGCCCAAAGCGGTTAGCGTTTTGGCGCGTAGCCTTTTGGGTAAGTTGGCGTGCTCCAAGACAACACTAAAATATTGTTGGGCAATTTTAGGATTGCCGTTTTTGAGCGCTTGGCGACCAAAGTAAACGTTGGCTGTCGGGTTTTTAGAATCTAATTTTAGGAGGGATGAAAGTTTTTTT
This genomic interval from Candidatus Persebacteraceae bacterium Df01 contains the following:
- a CDS encoding ABC transporter permease, which gives rise to MNGFRGLLEKEIVRFWRVAFQTIAAPVLTTFLYLLVFSHILSEKVYVFEGVSYVEFLIPGLVMMSVLQNSFANSSSSLIQSKVTGNLLLIVLPPISPLAFFNAYVCASVIRGLLIGAGVLATGIFFVPTLTPASPFLLLLFAVLGGIMTGALGIIAGLWAEKFDQLGMFQNFIIMPLTFLSGVFYSIQSLPDFWRGLSSFNPFLYMIDGFRRGFFAQGDIPLTTSLLVTVTLTIAVSWLALHLVRTGYKIKT
- a CDS encoding ABC transporter ATP-binding protein, whose amino-acid sequence is MTEAIRIEGVSKRFGNLQALDKISLSVPHGSFFGLLGPNGAGKTTLIGILGGLVRADSGNASILGHNVMGQNLEYKRRVGIVPQELLYDPFFTVREALIFQSKYFGLHNNGKHVDYLLEKLHLQDKAKINTRRLSGGMKRRLMIAQALVHSPPVIVLDEPTAGVDINLRLTLWDFIRELRADGRTIILTTHYLEEAEELCDEIALMRDGRIVAQDKTTHLLANFEENIRVRLKITGSVPKTLPPHERQGDYAIFSLPDCSHINALLNTVHNSGGTITDMEVSRADLEDVFIAMMKAH
- a CDS encoding GNAT family N-acetyltransferase gives rise to the protein MDDNISVTALTDGHAHEWRKLFSAYANFYQQPMSDEVLNTVWRWILQGQIHGLGAHTDSRLLGIAHWHINLRPLVGGRLAYLNDLFVHPDARGQSIGKKLVDAAAAQAKAQGCPLLRWATAADNTQAQALYDNIATKTTWVIYDKMLISSNDNHGTR
- the ffh gene encoding signal recognition particle protein codes for the protein MLKALTKNFSDIIKKVRGQGRLTEENIEQALKDIRLAMLEADVALPVVSDFLHSIKEDALGVQIDRNVNPGRAFTDIVYRQLTHLMGDAHAGLRLKKSPAVVLACGLQGVGKTTSLAKIAKRLKEREKKRVLLASTDIRRPAALAQLKILSADIGVNYAESDNMSDAVSRGKELMNIAHRQLTDVVLMDTAGRTTLDDDMMDEIRRLAESLKPAETLFFVDSMQGQDAVNTARRFHDTLPLTGIVLTKFDGDARGGAALSARAVIGAPVKFVGVGEKPDDLQDFHPARFASRILGMGDLASLAEQAAEKTDQSVIRRLGKKLKKPDHFDLNDQLAQMQQMKKMGGVDAMVDKMPGMIADKLRGVEADGDKMKHMEAIIYSMTPGERAAPEIIKASRKRRIAAGSGATVNLVNQLLTQHEQTRKIMKRFAKNPAGMMRMMQNLLG
- the ccsA gene encoding cytochrome c biogenesis protein CcsA, translated to MILLHVITAICYAVALRRSIFFWLAAGLHIIGIGIHQWQALRFDVGMSLSLFMLITALVAWRRIRPASRAVLLVLMALSSLAPMLFYTPKAPSLAPVTVAHVLLAMLAYAFAATTMLQWLDLRLAERARRQLSSAGTVPLLTMEKNCFCTLAQAFALLSLTLVSGVAFGDGFPPAHKTLFAVLTWVTFGGLLVGRHYLGWRGRTAQIWLATGFMFFVLSYFGTYFVLQVLLEKS
- a CDS encoding catalase, which produces MSKRPILTTSAGIPVNDNQNSLTAGPRGPLLVQDWQLFEKHAHFNRERIPERIVHAKGSAAYGTLTIDKNMADYTCASLFGKAGNRADCLLRFSTVAGERGAADAERDVRGFALKVYTDEGNWDMVGNNTPVFFVRDPYKFPDFIHTQKRDPKNNLRNMTAAWDFWSLSPESLHQVTILFSDRGLPKSYRHVNGYGSHTYSFYNAKGERFWVKFHFKTMQGIAHLTDEEATAVVGGDRESHQRDLFSAIEAGDFPKWKFCVQIMPEVDAEKTPYNPFDLTKVWPHGDYPLIDVGVLEINRNPENYFAEVEQSSFSPANVVPGISHSPDKMLQFRIFSYADAHRYRLGVNYEDLPVNRPQCPVHTYYRDGAMRFDGNNGGAVNYEPNSFDGPAEGDIHREPPLTISGDAARYNHRDGNDDYTQPGNLFRLVTSEQQERLCANIARSMQGVPEDIVQRQITHFAKADAAYGEGVKQQLLRQAD
- a CDS encoding DMT family transporter; amino-acid sequence: MILSPQLHRWRRQLYDNPYILLTLTAFFFGGNTIAGRLAVGEASPYQIVTLRWIVVFMILCVWQRGRMIEAWRQARPRALWIFLMGTLGLTLFNTLFYEAAHRTSAVNLGIIQGTIPVWVLLGSLVFYGVRFGVLQGVGVLLTAAGAILLASQGDLVALIRLNINNGDFMMFIACFIYAGYTVALKKRPPLSSVLFFSLLAGAALLSSLPLMCYELFFSDVPWPTTRGWGLIVLIALFPSFLSHVFYIRGIEILGPGRAGVFINLVPVFAVLLAVLLLDEPIFWFQGIALLLVLLGIWLAEKRAKRDSY
- the tpx gene encoding thiol peroxidase, with amino-acid sequence MASIKLQGNPIETVGKLPTVGGKAVNFTLVKSDLSESKLFDYIGKNVILNIFPSIDTSVCATSVRRFNTEADKRKNTVVLCVSADLPFAHDRFCCSEGLDNVVPLSSFRHPEFGHDYGVLIVTGPLCGLMSRAIVVVAPDGIVSHAEQVPEITQEPDYDAALAALK
- a CDS encoding rhodanese-like domain-containing protein; this translates as MILAFAMENLPWVVMASLASSGLAWTFARDNAQTVDTGEAVLLVNREKGVVVDLRSAADFAKGKISQSRNIPAVELKKRTADIERYRERPVILVCQQGPVARRHVRDLTAQGFSHVKALQGGMDAWLRAQLPVLGKNKEG
- a CDS encoding protein-export chaperone SecB codes for the protein MTENNEKKEAIFRLENILIKNMSLEMPENVVTPTFNATPTIKLELRNISRQLSRDNYYEVVLETTTKVLSGENVQLLVEISQGGIFYIENVEAKQRERLLNVHAPEMLYPYISQLLSDLMMRAGAPRIFLPPFNFRALHQKKLKAMEEQLSQEKGEKGTVS
- a CDS encoding SH3 domain-containing protein, translating into MRALLLVAALGVCAPLLADGWQLRGPSVLYDAPSLKARALFILSGGHPLKEVSRVDGWRKVFTHHGNTGWVLERRVAPLRSAVVTASQAAVRAAPNANSPVVFYAARDVMLEVLGGKNGWLEVLHPDGETGHVAAVDVWIND
- the ftsY gene encoding signal recognition particle-docking protein FtsY, which translates into the protein MALFSRVLNKTRQQFADAADNNHDDFAALEEGLIMTDTGAGLAARLIQEVRDKDTSKPPAALLADVMAAHLRRLEASLTLDGRKPFVIMVMGINGGGKTTTIAKLCRWFVTRNKKVLLAAGDTFRAAAREQLGEWAERLDVEIITGVGDPSAVAFDAVRAGTARQCDVVLVDTAGRLPSQTHLMAELAKIRRAIGKSMPGAPHELLLVLDSTNGQNTLAQIEAFQQVAGVTGLVLTKLDGSAKGGFLLALAEKMPKPVRFVGVGEGADDLEIFDADAYALALSGMNSQYST